One Ranitomeya variabilis isolate aRanVar5 chromosome 4, aRanVar5.hap1, whole genome shotgun sequence genomic window, cattaattccgcagtaaatccgctgtAAACCCggaggtaaaatgcagtgcgttttatcTGCGAATTTTACAAAAAAGGTGAGGAAAAATCCGCACCCTATTCCGCAACGTGGGCAAATAGCCTTAAACTTttgtccagggccccactttgtctaaaatcgtCTCTGACTACAAGTCAAGCTTATACTTAGCCTTTGTCCTTGTGATCTCAGGGTCCCCACAAACGCTTGGCTACCTTTCTTTACCTTCAGCTCAGAATCACTAGAGTTGCTTTTTCTACTTCCTTTCTGATCTGGTCCCAAGTCTTGCCAACTAAACTTCAGTTTTTTGGCCACTTATCAGTGGTCAGTTTAAAAGCAGGCTTTCCCCATCTTTCCTTGTCACGTACACCATGCTCCAGCCTTTTTGTTTCAGTCTTTTACTTTTCTTTCTTGAACTTTCAATCTACAACTAAACTCTAATAGCACCCAAGGGTCTATTTATAGAATAAACCTCTCTCCTTCTTCCAAATTTTTCGGCACATTTAATAGGCTTATCCTCTGCAACTCTCCCCTGCCTAGCTGCATGGCTGACCCTTGGGAACTCTCTCTCCTGTCCAGCTTTCAGGGCTGACACTCTGGAACTCTCCCCTGCCCAGCTGCAGGGCTGACCTCCTGGAACTCTCTTCTGCCCAGCTGCAGGGCTGACCCTCTGGAACTCCCTTCTGCTCAGCTGCTGGTCTGACCCTCTGGAACTCTCCCCCCGCCCAGCTTCAGGATTGACCCTCTGTAGCTCTCCCGTACCCAGCTGCAGGACTGACCCTCTGTAACTCTTCCCTGTACCGGCTGCCAACAGTCCATAATGATCATATAAAACTGACTACAATAAACCGTGACATTAGCCATATAGTTACAGTACTTTTCATTAGTGTCCTATAATTATAATATATCCTGCAGCATCACAAATATACCTTTATGTCATACATCAATTCACTTCAGGAGGTGCCAGGATCTTCCATTCATTTTACACCAGGAATATGACAGTGAGTTTTCCTTGTTTTCTGCCTTCACAGTCCTCTGATCTTAACCCTATAAAGTATCTCTGGGATGAGGTAAAATTGGTTGTTCAGAGCATCTTGGCACCTTCATCTAATTTGCTGCAACTGCAAGAACCTATCCTGTTAGCATAGGCCAGTGTTCCTGGGGAACAATCTCAGCACCTTGTGAAATCTATCACGTGATTAATATCTGAGGTTCTGAAGGGCAAAGAAGATCCTATGTGTTACTAGATGGGTGTCTCTAGTAATGTGGACTTTCAGTGTATGTTTTATATCTGGTGGAGATGACAGGATAAAGCTGATCATAGATATTAGTTGTTGTCTGGATCTTCTCAAACATCTtcctctgtctgtgacttttacaatatttctttcagggtgaagatctgccccatattaatactacagagacatacatgaggggggatgagtggtgtaaagaggagattcctatagATAACagcacaggtgagtagtgaccactaaatgcagagaagtcaccgaCTCTAATGAGTCACTGGTTGTAGAGTAACTTTAGATTATGAGTTTTTTAGGGTGTGTTCACATGAAACGTTTGATGTGGAATTAGGGGCTGTGGTTATCAGGGATTATTTCTCTTACAATGTGCTAAGAAATAACACAAAGGCAATTTCTAACTACCTGACTGTTGTGCCCACTGCCGATCTCTGTAGGCAAAGAGCGGTCATAGACCACTCTTGCATTTGATTCAGCATCTTCTGGTGATATCACGTCAACAGAGCGGCGGCTACTCTTCaactctgctctgttgatgtagcatgactgctgatgtcatgttaTTGTTAGTTTAACTGTGGgaagacagctgtcagtcaccatgATGTCTGAAGTCATGCCTTGTTGTGTTCACATGGAACATTTGATGGGAATTTAGGGATTGATTTATTAAGTTGTTTTCTGGGACTATTTCTCTTACAATGTGCTAAGAATTAACATGCAAGTAGTTGCTAACTATCTGACTGTTGTGCCCACCGCCGATCTCGGCCGGCACAGAGTGGTCTCAGCACGCTCTTGTTTTTGAATTAGCGTCTTCTGGTGACATCACTTCGACAGAACTGCAACTTCTATTTGACTCTACTCTCATGTGATTGATAGTTTAACTGCGAGAAaccagctgtcaatcagtatgacatcGGAAGTCATGCACCGACGACAGcctggaagaagagctgctctgctgatgtggagcagctgaatctttGCCAGAAGCAGTAGGTGACCGATCTGATCTGTTGCCTGCTACTGTTAGAAACTACCTGACTGTTTAGTTTTTAGaccttcagttaaaaaaaaaaaaaaaaagtcttggacaacttctttaagactgCCTCAGTGCACACCAGCCTTAAAAAAAGGCGGTGGAGTAAATAATGTTGAATTCTTAGACATAAACCCACTTCGCctaggtttgatattttttatttttttttttaaacaaaaaaatggtaTACGCACATGCCTCTGACATGTCCAATCGGTGCAATGAGGCAAACGTAGATGGACGCAATAGATCAGGGGAAGGTCCTTCTGCATTCTAACGTGGGCTCCTGTCTCTCCTTAAGGCCAGTGTTCGAATTTTTATATAAAGGTATTCAGATGTCCCGCTGCTGTAGGCATGCAGTTTAATAAGGCTGGATGCAGATAATCATGTAAAAAATAGTCATGTTTGCAAATTGTGGACTCGCTTGGCTCCGTGTTTCAGCTTTAGATCTGCATTTTGGATGGGTGCTGGAACTGCCTTCCTTTGCATGCAATATCTtgatccattaaccccttcatgacccagcctattttgaccttaatgacctggccgttttttgcaattctgaccagtgtccctttatgaggtaataactcaggaacgcttcaacggatcctagcggttctgagtttgttttttcgtgacatattgggcttcatgatagtggtatatttaggttgataatttttgcgtttatttgtgaaaaaaatggaaatttggctaaaattttgaaaaatttcgcaattttcaaattttgaatttttattctgttaaacaagagagttatgtgacacaaaatagttaataaataacattacccacatgtctactttacatcagcacaattttggaaacaaaatttttttttgctaggaagttataagggttaaaatttgaccagcaatttctcatttttacaacaaaatttacaaaaccattttttttagggaccacctcacatttgaagtcagtttgaggggtctatatggctgaaaatacccaaaagtgacaccattctaaaaactgcacccctctaggtactcaaaaccacattcaaaaaagtttattaacccttcaggtgtttcacagcagcataagcaacatggaaggaaaaaatgaacatttaactttttagtcacaaaaatgatcttttagcaacaatttttttattttcccaaaggtaaaaagagaaactggaccccaaaagttattgtacaatttgtcctgagtacgccaataccccatatgtgggggggaaccactgtttgggcgcacgacagggctcggaagggatggagcgccatttgactttttcaatgaaaaattggctccaatctttagcggacaccatgtcgcgtttggagagtccctgtgtgcctaaacattggagctcccccacaagtgaccccattttgtaaactagaccccccaaggagcttatctagatgcatagtgagcactttgaacccccaggtgcttcacaaattgatccgtaaaaatgaaaaagtacttttttttcacaaaaaaattttttatcctcaattttttcattttcacatgggtaacaggataaaatggatcctaaaatttattgggcaatttctcctgagtacactgatacctcaaatgtgggggtaaaccactgtttgggcacacggcagggcttggaagggaaggagcgccatttgactttttgaatgaaaaattagctccaatcgttagcggacaccatgtcgcgtttggagagcctcctgtgtgcctaaacattggagctcccccacatgtgaccccattttggagactagaccccccatggaacttatctagatatgtggtgagcactttaaaaccccaagtgcttcacagaagtttataacgcagagctgtgaaaataaaaaatcatttttctttcctcaaaaattatgttttagcaagcaattttttattttcacaagggtaacaggagaaattggaccccaatagttgttgcccagtgtgtcctgagtacactgataccccatatgtgggggtaaaccactgtttgggcacacgtcggggcttggaagggaagtagtgacttttgaaatgcagactttgaagaatggtctgcgggcatcacgttgcatttgcagagcccctgatgtgcctaaacagtagaaaccccccacaagtgaccccattttggaaactagaccccccaagtaacttatctagatgtgtggtgagcactttgaacccccacgtgcttcacagtttataacgcagaggcgtgaaaataaattttttttttctttcgcaagggtaacaggagaaattggaccccaatagttgttgcccagtttgacctgagtaagctggtaccccatatgtgggggtagaccactgtttgggtgcacgtcagggctcggaagggagggagcaccatttgactttttgagcgcaagattggctggaataaatggtggcgccatgttgcgtttggagatccctgatgtgcctaaaaagtggaaacccctcaattcgaaCTCCAACACTAAACTCAACACAcccaaaaccctaatcccaactctagccataaccgtaatcacaaccctaaccccaacatacccctaaccctaatcccaaccctaaccctaatcctaaccctaatcccaaccctaaccacaaccctaaccccaacacacccctaaccataatcctaaccacaagcctaatcttagccctatttccaaccctagccctaattccaaccctaaccctaaggctatgtgcccaggttgcggattcgtgtgagatttttccacaccatttttgaaaaatccgcaggtaaaaggcactgcgttttacctgcggatttaccgcggatttccagtgttttttgtgcggatttcagctgcggattcctattgaacaggtgtaaaacgctgcggaatccacgcaaagaattgacatgctgcggaaaatacaacacagcgtttccgcgcggtattttccgcaccatgggcacagcagatttggtgttccataggtttacatggtactgtaaacctgatggaaaactgctacgaatccgcagcggccaatccgttgcggatccgcagccaaatccgcaccgtgtgcacatagcctaattctaaccttagccctaaccctagccctaaccctagttctaaccctaattctaaccctaaccctagccctaaccctcgtggagaaaaaaaaatatatattttctttattttattattgtccctacctatgggggtgatattttttttattttgatcactgtgataggttttatcacagtgatcaaaatgtacctggaacgaatctgctggccggaagatggcggcgcccatggagaagacggacggacaccgggaggctcggtaagtatgaggtggggggatcggagcacgggggggtggatcggagcaagggggagcggacaggaggacgggggagtggacaggaggacggaggggagtacaggatagaacagaggactggggaggagatcggtggcggggggcacatcagggtttccagccatggccgatgatattgcagcatcggccatggctggattgtaatatttcaccacttttcataggtgaaatattacaaattgctctgattggctgtttcactttcaacagccattcagagcgatcgtagccacgggggggaagccacccccccctgggctgaagtaccactccccctgtccctgtaggtcgagtgaaattggagttaaccctttcacccaacctgcagggacgcgatcattctgtgacacagcatatgcgtcacaggtcagattggcaccgactttcatgacgcatacgctgtcacaggtcgggaaggggttaattgggaGAGAATAAAGTGAAGATGAGCAAATCTATTTGTTGCAAATAAAATTTCTGTAGAATTTTAGATAACTTTGTCTAGGCAAATTTGAACAGTTTGGGTTTGTTTGTTCAAATTGCCAtttttcagatgaagactttattctaagagaggattgccattgttaggtcctggtaacGAGAAACGCTTtaacgtggctaccaggtacacatgaattggccaatttatgcgctaagctttctcaattttcatatttctagtgcagtaatgcaattcagttttcatatttcatgtttgcaagctatggcgctacggagtgctgccttatttatttgattgagcCTGAACCCAATAGAGGTCAATAGAAACCTGAACTTTGGTTCTGTAATATGTTTGTTTTTTAAGGTTTCCCTGTGAATGTTTCCTTCTCTACCTACCCTGCTTCCTCTACCCCCTTGTCATCCAATCAGCATAACACCTGCACCACCAATTTCAGCACAGCCAGGTGGAAACATCAGCAGGCTGTTCTTAAACTTATCtgtttggggaaaaaattccacacCATGCAGGAGCTGTGGAATGCAGATCAACCGACAAACTGATGAGTGGTTGGTGCTGCTGAGCCTCAAGCCAAGCCTGGTGGTGTGCAGTAACAGGCAAAATATCGTAGCAGTTTTAGGCCTAGCCGGTTTGACACGCATCCATTGCCTGGTatatgtgctgaatttggtggtgcttcctgaaaaattacctCGAGATATCAGAGCTGCTACAAAAAGTGGAGGCCGTTTGTGCACGCTTTCGGCATTCTCAttatggccaccctgctggatccctgctacaaGGACTACATGCCATCGCTGGAGCATGATTAGAAAATGCAGTAATACAAGTTCACTCTGGTAGACGCGCTACTAACGATGTTCCCACCCGACAGCAGGGGCTTTGTGGAAGCACATGGCAGAGGAGGAAGTGGAATTCCTCAACGCAGTTTGTGCACCAGCACCACCTTGAAAGGAAGAGTTAACCTGGATGAAATGTAGAAAACCTTCCCCAGCACCCCACATCATCCAGCACCACGATCTGATACAGTTCGTATTCACAGGAGTCAGCGTTTaagcaacatggtggaagagtatgtggCCACACATCTCCACGTACTAAGTGATGGGTCTGCCCAATTTAACCACTGGGTCTCCAAATTGCATGCCCTTTACACCTTGGAGatgctggcctgccctgcggcaAGTCGGAATGTGTGTTTAGCAAGGCAGGGTGTGTGATCACAAACCGGTGCATCAGCCTGTCCACAGCCAACGTGgacaagctcacattcattaaaattaaccaggcgaggatcccacaggacttgttgTTACCTTTGGCTGAGTAGAGCAGTACGCCAGCTGCACCAACCCATTGGTATACTCCGCCAGTTTTTTTGTTCTGTTTGCCATTCCCAATGTTTTGGAGTCTTcataaatttattttaaaaaaaagcctGTTTTGCTGAGTACACCGACCCAGATTTTTGGCAGAGTATTAACGCagagatgggtgcagagtacacacagagaacCTAACAATGTCCCTCACTAGAGCTGCGTCCTGTCGCTATGCTTATCAGAGCAGAATGGTGCTGCAACCCGTGATCTGGCAGTTATACAAGCTGGTTCACATGGTGTGCCggctaatcacagccatgccaatacttggtgTGGCTGTAATGCCTCTGGAAGTGCCCACAGCTTAAAAGCTTGATGATTGGCTGCGCTTCAGCCTTTCATCAAACTTTATTCGGCATCTGAACACCAACAATACAACGGTCTTCCGGAGAAAGTCCAAGTGCGAAGTTCAGCACTATGTGTCCGATACAAAcactgaactttacagttcgggttcttaTCTCTACTCATTTCCATCAgatgatactgatatttgactacaAATACAACAAAATGGGACAAAGTAAGAACTTGACTTGGCCTCAGAACATTTTTTTGGATGATTTTAAAGAGATTGTGAAGTGGATTGGAAATAGCTTGGAAGATGAGGCCCTTTCCAACGACTACCGTGTACACACTGATGGTACAGTGAAACTGTGAATGATCATTAAATCcattaatttttatttctttttggaATTTCTGTATACAGATGACCATAAATAGTCTGAATCTGGCAATAAATGCATGTAACGAAGTTATAATTTTGTGAACTATGAAAGAGCGGTATGTGGCCAGAAGGAATACTCATTTCCATCAGATGATAGTCATATAAGACAAcccgaaacaaaacaaaaaggcaaaaagcaAGAACTTGATTTGGCCTCTGAAACATTTTTGGGATGATTTTAAAAAGATTGTGAAGTGGATTAAACTGGAAAAAGGTTGTTATGGCACTCTGCGATGTGTGGTTGGTGCACGGTGCATCGGGCTGTTACCACACTCTGTACCACTGCTGAAACTCAAATGGCGGCGAACCCGTGATCCGTCTTTTATACAGGCCGAACCACATGTTGCGCCGGCCAGCCACAGCCAGGCCAATACTTAGTATGGTTGTGACGGCTCCAGAAGTgctcacagcctaaaagcttgttgattgggtgctctgcagcctttcaacaaactttatttggtACTGAAGCCAAACAGtgtccggtacgaaccccaaactttgcagttcgggttcactcatcactatataGATCCCGATTCATGACAGACACAGGGAAACATGAATTGAGAAGATGGCTATAATAGAAACTAAAATTTGAAATGAGAGAACCCAGTGACCTAACACTGTAATCTATGAATCCTTCTTTTGTGGACTATTGTCTTAGTCTGTCAATAATTGAATTGTATTACAGTTTGCATGGAAATGCTATACAGTACATAATAAAATAAATAGTAATACAATTCCAATGCAATGttactgaaaaataataaaatcatttttttattggcagatgactgtaccaggagctcAGAGGGCCGTCTGATACTCTCAGATTTTTCAGCAGATAATCTTGCGATTACACCTGATAATTGTGAAGAACATGTCATTATACCAGATACACCTGAAGACCTTCTCAGAAAAAATCTGTCACCTCATCCTTTTCAACAGGTCCTTTTTTCTGCTTCATCAAAGACAAATATGCAAATTAAAAGTCACAGAAGGGCTGTTGAACATGAAATAGcttacacaggggagaaaccattttcatgttcagaatgtgggaaaagttttacaaGGAAATCatgtcttgttagacaccagataatacacacaggggagaagccatttttatgttcagaatgtgggaagtgttttaataGAAAAACAAATCTTGTTGCACAtctgaaaattcacacaggggataagccattttcatgttcggaatgtgggaaacgttatagTGAGAAATCCAAACTTGTAactcatcaaagaattcacaccggggagaaaccattttcatgttccaaATGTGGGAAATTGTTTAAACAACAATCAGTTTTaagtagacatcagagaattcacacagggaagaagccatattcatgttcagaatgtgggaaatgttttacacaaagATCAAGTCTTGTTACTCAtctgaaaattcacacaggagaaaaaccattttcatgttcagaatgtggaaaacgttATAGTGAGAAGTCCatacttgttaaacatcagagaattcacacaggggacaagccattttcgtgttcagattgcgggaaatgttttacacagaaatcaaattTTCTatcacatcagagaagtcacacaggggagaaaccattttgttgttcagaatgtggaaaacattATAGTGAGAAATACAAGCTTctaacacatcagagaattcacacaggagagaagccgtttgtttgttcagaatgtggaaaatgttttaaccggaaagcacATCTTGTTGTTcatcagagagttcacacaggggaaaagcctttttcatgttcagaatgtgggaaatgctattgtaCGAAATCTGATCTTGCTAAAcataagagaattcacacagggaaaaagccattttcttgtttagaatgtgggaaatgttttacacagaaatcaagtcttgttacacatcagagaattcacacaggggagaaaccattttcatgtacagaatgtgggaaatgttttacagataaatcatatcttgttacacatcagttaAGTCACGCAGTCAAAAAAGTATTTTCATGCTCCGAATGTGGAAAATTTTTTAAACGAAAATCAACTTTAATTGTGCATCAGAGAATTCACATAGgtcagaagccatattcatgtttagaatgtgggaaatgctttacaatGAAACACCATCTTATAAACCATCAgataactcacacagggaagaagccatctTCATGTTTCAATTCTtcaaaatgttttacagagaaatataGTCTTGTTAGACATCAGTTAACTTACACAGggcagaaaccattttcatgttcagaatgtgggaagcattACAGTACAAAATTAaaacttgttacacatcagagaattcatgcaAGGGAGAAGCAATATTCATGTCCTGATTTGAacttaaaatattttccacattctgatccTGTCAGACATCAGAGAActaacacaggagagaagccgttttcatgttcaaaTTGTGGGACATGTTTTAATCAGAAGAGAAATCTTGTAACACATTTAAAGACTCACTTAGGaaaatagttattttttttcaaattcaaagTTTTTTACATTTTGTAACAGCATAATATAACAATAAACAGAAAATCAAAGTCTAGAACAGGAATAAGAGAAAAAAGGGATATATAGACTTCAATATATAAAGCATCAAAACATGTATAAATAGGGATAATCATGGTATAAATATCAAGAAACCAATGTAGCATATGGATAAacaagagtaaaggtaccgttacactaaacaacttaccaacgatcacgaccagcgatgcgatcgttggtaagtcgttgtgtggtcactggggagctgtcacacagacagctctctccagcgaccaacgatcaggggaacgacttcggcatcgttgaaactgtcttcaacgatgccgaagtctccctgcagcacccgggtaaccagggtaaacatcgggttactaagcgcagggccgcgcttagtaacccgatatttaccctggttaccattgtaaaagtaaaaaaaaccactacttttacaatggtaaccagggttaatatcgggttactaagtgcggccctgcgcttagtaacccgatatttaccctggttacaagtgaacacatcgctggatcggtgtcacacacaccgatccagcgatgacagcgggtgatcagcgacgaaataaagttctggacttctagctccgaccagcgatatcacagcgggatccagatcgctgcttcatgtcaaacacaacgagatcgctatccaggacgctgcaacgtcacggatcgtcgtcgttctcgctgcaaagtcgcttagtgtgaaggtacctttacagttggGAGGCAAAGAGAAGACCATGAAAAGCCAAGGAGATCCATGGGTCTTCATTAGAGATGAACGAGCAGTAAAATGCTCGAATGTTCGTTACTCAAACCAagcaatgctcggatgctcgtttggCATAACGAGTATAATGAGTCTTTGGGAATtccaagcatttttccagcagaccctgcaaggaggtctggggggcagtgaaaatgttgaaatgtatGTAAAAATGCTaattggaaggagaacagcatgcggaagacccctggaagcatctctaacTCCCAGatccctgctgagaacaatggtgtcacacactTACTCCACTTTAAGAACTGTAAATCACACCAAAGATTTCGCTTTTATAGTTGGTTCAAAAATATACAAATTTTATTTCAACACATCAAAAAGTAAAAACATCTATACAAAAACATATTTTAAATGGGAGACAAATACAGATAAAGGAAAAGTGGGTATGGCACCAAAGTGGCAAAGTTATATCaggtgtatatatagagactgtggTAATAATAATCAATATCCATGATAAATAATCATACATATATATTGCCAGTCTCAGTGAGCATTAAACTCCTATATATAATCCGGGCTTTACGTGCACTTTAAGCATTgacaaaacattcaaaatcaacacGAAATTGGAGTTTActgggaaaaaatgttaagaaacatttcttCCTGTATCATGACTTGTatttaaggcaaaatttaaaaaggattaaaaaaaattataatctaaaccaaaattgaaatttttattaaaacattagaaatttcagtctaatttatgaaggaagcaagaactgtcaAAATATTATGTTGGAAGAGAAATTCTGATACACCCTTTATTAGTGATAAATGAAGGCCTCATACACATTGTTGAAATTGTCACATAGTGCATAACTTTTATGAGTATCACTAAGtggaaagcctgccaaaaattataagcagagtcatccatacacccctgaaagcaccaactggagtgcctcataaaaaaatttaAGTAGTATAGTTGTAGCACTTCcaaactcataaaggctttgcaggcagtgcaaagccaaaaaaaaataTCAGTAGGGTCAttgatacacccttgaaggcaacaactggcggacCTCATTAAAATATCTTGaacgtgtagttgatgtactcctacactcataaaatctTTGCGCAAAATGTAAAGCCAAgaaaaattataagcagggtcaCCTAGTCATTTATTTTCCCACGaaagcaacaactggagggccttattcaaatattgaagattaaaaacactttttgggctgctgtcatctggtggtgtggaaaagttgtgGCTAATCCtaactttgttcatttttatcagagtgagcttgTCAACACTTTGTTGACAGGCAAACGCGCCTGTCTGTTTTGACCCCCCAGCGGcattaaaaacccgctcagacaagactCTAGTAGCAGGGCAGCACAGCCCCTTCAAGGCATAGAGGGGgatagctcatgccaggtgtccagctttgagacccaatagctgaaagTTTGGTAACCTTGGTTGGGTAAGGAAGCTTACTCCCTTGCCTTGTCTGATggtaattttttcaacatattttccacaatggtcttCTGCTATAGCACCATTTTCAGAGATGTTAGGTTCCTTGTAGCATCGGACTAGCagtgtgaacaaccagtactccctTTTGGGGAGTACTGCCAAATGTGCCAAGGTCTCTAGAGCCAACATTTCTTTTTCTCCACCACGATTCTCCACCATTTGCTCCATCTCCTCTTTCTCCTCATTCCCCCTCCTTTAGCCCATCAACGTAGGAGACCGTATGAAGCTTGTATGGGTACTAGCCCCTATTCCTCCTCCATCTCAGCTtcgacctcctcattgttacccaatccgagCTAAGCAGATGAAatgaggctgggtagtatctcTCTGTCTCATGTctccctccatctccacctggtctgcatgcaaagcttcatgtttaattgtcagcaactACTGTTTAAGCAGCCTTAGAAGTGGGATCGTTgcactgattatggcgtca contains:
- the LOC143767230 gene encoding uncharacterized protein LOC143767230 — protein: MDRDRDKMAERILHLTLEILFRLTGEDYTVVKKTSGERSQAPVSDGWGRPLSPITGSPPHPLIHEDINTQKILEITYKMIELLTVEVPIRCQDVTVYFSMEEWEYLEGHKHLYKDVMMEVRQPLTSPDQSSKRTTPERCPRPLLPHDCKQENPNVPQDHQGEDLPHINTTETYMRGDEWCKEEIPIDNSTDDCTRSSEGRLILSDFSADNLAITPDNCEEHVIIPDTPEDLLRKNLSPHPFQQVLFSASSKTNMQIKSHRRAVEHEIAYTGEKPFSCSECGKSFTRKSCLVRHQIIHTGEKPFLCSECGKCFNRKTNLVAHLKIHTGDKPFSCSECGKRYSEKSKLVTHQRIHTGEKPFSCSKCGKLFKQQSVLSRHQRIHTGKKPYSCSECGKCFTQRSSLVTHLKIHTGEKPFSCSECGKRYSEKSILVKHQRIHTGDKPFSCSDCGKCFTQKSNFLSHQRSHTGEKPFCCSECGKHYSEKYKLLTHQRIHTGEKPFVCSECGKCFNRKAHLVVHQRVHTGEKPFSCSECGKCYCTKSDLAKHKRIHTGKKPFSCLECGKCFTQKSSLVTHQRIHTGEKPFSCTECGKCFTDKSYLVTHQLSHAVKKVFSCSECGKFFKRKSTLIVHQRIHIGQKPYSCLECGKCFTMKHHLINHQITHTGKKPSSCFNSSKCFTEKYSLVRHQLTYTGQKPFSCSECGKHYSTKLKLVTHQRIHAREKQYSCPDLNLKYFPHSDPVRHQRTNTGEKPFSCSNCGTCFNQKRNLVTHLKTHLGK